The sequence CTACGCCTCTGCCGACGTCGAGCTTCCCATCTTTCAGACCCAGGTGGACATGGGGCTTCTTGACGTATCCCCTGACGCTGCCCGCCGAGTCTGCCTCGGCGACGATCCCGTGCAGAGGGCCGTCTCCGGAAGCCTGAAGGATCACCTTCTGGCCGTCTTTCAGGAAAGAGGACAAAAGCAGCGCCCCGCTCATCAATCTGCCGAGGGCGGCGGAAGCGGTCGGAAAGGTATCGTGCACGGACTTGGCCCTTTCCACAGCCGCGGTGTCCACAAGGCCCACGACGAGCAGCGGCTCGCCCCTCGTTATCCCCTTGACCAGCGCGTCCATGTCTCCATTTTATCTGCGGAGAGATCACTGCAGGAACACGGCATACCTAACCGTCGCACTGAAACTTGTAAAATTCCGGGATTTGGCTGCCGAATTCCGGCTTCAGATGACAGGCCCCGTCTCATCCTGTACGAACGGCCGGACCGGAAGGAAACGATACAGTGTGGCCTGGGCTCCGCCGGAATCCCGGCGGAACTCGAACGCCAGGTCGTGCCCGAAAGCCAGCCGGGCGAGTTTTTCGAGCTGGTCTGCCGTCCGGAGCCGGATGGCGACCTTTTCCCCCTGTCCCATGCGGTCTACGAGGCCGGGTGACACCTCGAATTCGACCGGCCCCGCCTCCTGGGACAGGTCGATGAAGTTGCCGTCGGGCTCGGTCATGAGGCAGGCATCGAGCCTGACCACCCTTCCCTGCGCTCCGGCGGTTCCCGTCCGGACCTCGCGTATGATGCCGCCCCCGGCCACGAATCCCTCGACCGAAACGACGAACCGGCCCATGCGCGGGTTCTCCTCGAAGGCGTCCGCGGCGATCGGCCGCGGCAGCGAGAAGGTAACGTTGGCGACTTCAAGATTCTCGACCCGGTCCGCGTGCCGCTCGATGATCTCCAGGGTGGAGGAGTTGAGCCGCTCGGTGATCGCGGAAAGCGTAACCTCCGTTTCGGACGTCGCAAGCTTCAGCATATACCGGCCGTTAAGGCGAAGCGGCTCGTTGCCGAGCCAGAAGAGGCTTGCCGAAATTTCCAGGGCGCTTCCGGCCGCGTTTCCGGCGGTCCCCATGACCTCGCCCCGTTCAACGAACAGTTCATCGTCGAGCGTCAG comes from Deltaproteobacteria bacterium and encodes:
- a CDS encoding elongation factor Tu, coding for GLRQVAVAINKLDLVGFRRERFREVEGEIRRFLGSVGIVPSFVIPISAKEGDNIANASGKTGWYRGPTLLAALDSFAPAREISGLPLRFPVQDVYVWDRKRIYAGRIESGTVRAGEPVVFSPSGKTSRIRTVEKWERPDLPEASAGECVGLTLDDELFVERGEVMGTAGNAAGSALEISASLFWLGNEPLRLNGRYMLKLATSETEVTLSAITERLNSSTLEIIERHADRVENLEVANVTFSLPRPIAADAFEENPRMGRFVVSVEGFVAGGGIIREVRTGTAGAQGRVVRLDACLMTEPDGNFIDLSQEAGPVEFEVSPGLVDRMGQGEKVAIRLRTADQLEKLARLAFGHDLAFEFRRDSGGAQATLYRFLPVRPFVQDETGPVI